gctttcaaaggtgtgtatgtctcatacctcggggtagggcctgtcttgacacgtgcTTGGTCCACTgtattgactgcctgggggcgggcattatcatggcgatacccttggttatcgcaatagtgtcccttactccttttactaaaatgagactcgccgtactgacttctaaggtatgactgtcggaacatctctgagtcccctataccttcgtgtttctttaggacttgttgccccttccccaaattggtagccggcctaGGACATGAgaagggaccgagtctttcagagacccttggattattgatcttcaagcttacatgtatgggattgtctcgacgttgctttaagaaatctcgacagtcacgaaatacggctttcgatccttccactccttctatAAAGagatgtcttcctccacttctcctgcttcgggtcgaagcagctgggttgagagaagtctcatgttgatcaatgttctaatgattagcttgctcctcatcagggatacccatgtcgaaggaaggtgaccctctgtGTAGGGGGCACCCAAATgttggttgatgtccacaggggtaacgagctcgtgtgtttgagtacgcctaatTTCGTGgaacgtctcaaagagcttctcatactgctcttagaggacctcattcttcattgctatcttgttgttctaagctTCTAACTCAtagactttagcttgaagagcaaccctctttccttcattctttcgttgccttgcaccaagtgcaagaggggtgtcattctatgtGTTGTGACTTCCTTCGTTCCCCATGTtgaagagggatgcctggtcaaaagagagtgtacaaatAGTGGAAACCaccttgacaaagctgaagagagtgggaataagtgtcgttcccatagacggcgccaaatgttgatgcacaaaatcggtgaagactttggtactacagaaaatgttaagtttgtcaccttcgttagattgctccggtcattagtgtggataagtatgtaaatggatagggacatggaaacaaacacaagatgtatgtggttcatccagattggctacgtccacggagtagaggagttctcattaattgtgaagggtttacataagtacataggttcaagctctcctttagtgagtactagtgaataatttagtacaaatgacattaggaaatattgtgaaagaatgatctctatttatagaagagagtttctagtttcattctgacattgacacgtgtcgtgttgtgattggcttttgatggtGACACGtatcgcgctatgattggcctcctggttggagggaaactcttctgagtcattgacagtataacgttaactggtgctcagtagtttcgggattggtcaagtatggtacaaacatgttTCTTCTTTGGTGTAACCCAGAGtcatacagcttcaccttcaggTGATGAACCCCTATTTTCTTCACTGGTGTAACCCGGTGTTGTACAGCTTTACCTTTAGGTGATGGTTATGTCTTCGAGccactatgatacccctagttgagtacATCATTGATGTGATTTACGGATGTTTTGCGGATTTGCCTTCCGGCAACTAGATTACCATTACTGAGCACTGGTTTACACGTACATGTTTTATGAATGTTtttcatggcatgctagagttttcagaaaacctaCTATGTAGtactatatatgtgttttcaaaacagggggttagtatgttaaaaaagaaaatggttttcATATTATTAGtactattattataaactttggtcaACTCAccttttggttttgcgcccccttcaggagtTAGAATCGAGGCACAAGATCCCGACGTCAAGACACATTCGCATACATATCTTTGAGTCTTCTCTGTGTAGGATCCACTTTCTTTGTAAtctcatttattttaaaatattccTTTTGTACTCttcttgattagttgtatgTGATGAACACGTTCCTGCAATTGCATACTTCATTATATTCAAATTTACACATTTTACTTACGTTCTTTCTTTCTATATAACTTGCATGCATGTTCAAAtggtttcgtcaccctcgggtgtcggccagcacgtgtctacTCTAGTATATGGGAATATCGGGGTTGCGGGGTGTCAATGCTAATCCTAATTACACACGTTGGTTTTCTTTACATGGTAGAAAGATTCAAGGATACTGgtctttttagggttttatatTAGAGAGTTCTGAACCCTATACCTAGTTTATTTCTACCCACCGTCGGCATTAGGCTAATTCGAATGGCTTAAAGAAATTGATCTTCCTTTAACTGCTGAGTGTGGAACTTCGAACATTACTAAAAGTAATTTTCGAGCAGAAAGTTGCCTCAGCTGCCCCTtaggtttgatttggtttttaattcgGCCGACCATATAGACTCATCGTTACAACAATAGTTTAAAAACCTCAATGTTAAAAGAGGTTTCaagttttaccaaaaaaaaaaagaggcttCTAAGTTGGAATCTTTCCAAACCGCTGACAAATAATATTGAACCTAATACATGAAGTTGGGTGAAAGTTGAACCTTAGTTAAAATCAAgatctaaatatatatatcgatattatcccgatatttctatcgaaatttccgtgtttttggattaccgatatttccgatatcatcgataatttagaccttgataggaactctatgactcatgtatcttattatgcaatgtataaagtgtaaaatattgtactaattcattatatataaatgattatggtgtttaaacttctttcattaattactacatattttctacactcacaatgtttgccagctcgctatataatcaacttaaatcagttaaatccatcatgcaatgcatttccttctaattttttatgataaattaatagataattgactaaataaacattatgcaaagtttcaataaaaattttcaagtttttcttataatttccgtggtttctattcaatttttatcgatatcgataatatctcgatatttctattgaaattttcatgttttagattaccgatatttccgatatcattgatattttagaccttggttaAAATATACAAACTGCCTTTCGGCTTTCACTTTCTAAGCTAAGTGGCCACTGGCCAAGGCATATACTGAAATAAGAAAAGATAATTTGCCACTAGGTCTGATGACAACGAATCACATACAAAGTAGTCACAATAGGATCTAATTCCCAAAATCTATTGAAAAAAGGAACTCTAACGAAAAGCttctgatactgttcactttaacgaaaaattatatttttacactaaaaagtcaatcttgatactatttactttacccttgattttgtccttatcgttaaaactcaaagttttcaagcccttgtcattagttttcctttgaaaaaaaggtcaaataaaaaaactagaGAGAGTAAGGTAGCTCAATAGTTGGAAACGAATTTCAAGTTCGTATTACACACGGTACGTTTTGAGTTTAATTCATAGTGCTAATGCATTACACGATGGTGACTAGGGAAAGTGGAAATGTCTATGTGAGTCTTTCCGGCCCCCAAAAGGACGGACTGCTGTGGTGAATAGCTGGTTCTCGTATTAGAAGATGAAACGACGTTGTGCGGCGAGGTGCACACCAAGAGAGCCTACTTGGCGAAGAAAAACAAATGTGAATAAAGAATGGGAAGTGTTATTgatactctaaaaatctcattctacattcttcacaaatgtatttttcttttctaatatagaaagtttggagtgtgaATAGATTTTTGGAGTGATAATAACAatcaaagaataaaaaagatataaaaataaagaaatcgGAAACGGGGGAACAACCAACACCAGTTGTGAAACCAATCGTGGCCCCCTTTGTCCCTTTCCCCGTCTCCCCCTCCCTCTCCCTCGTCAACACCtccacattctctctctctctctctctctctctctctctctctccccaagcATGACCAGCTCCTCCGCCTCCGGCCGCAAGGTTTGCCCTAATTTCACACCCAATCACTTTTCCATGCAATTTCTGTTTCTGGGTTCTGTTTTTtgattgggtttttgggttttggatttttcagACTTTGAGTAAGATTGCTTGCAATCGGCTCCAGAAAGAGCTTCTGGAGTGGCAGGTCAATCCTCCCGCGGGCTTCAAGCACAAAGTCACCGATAATCTCCAAAGGTCTTCTCTTTTGTTCTTCTActttctgtttgtttctcgAGAAAGGATGATTCATTGGAATTGGAGGAATAGTAGGATTCAGAATTTACATAGTCTTATACTTATTGGGTCTTTGGTTTTGGGTCTAAATTACCGCCTTTTAAACTGTTTTGATGAGGGAGATTGAAATTCAACTGTTTAGGGTTTATGTTGTGTATTTTTGCCTTcaatgtttgtgtttttgtgctGCAATTACTTTGGTTCAATTCAATTACTGTTTTTTGGGGATTTGTGATCCAAAAGGTGGGTGATTGAAGTCAATGGAGCTCCTGGAACTCTCTATTCTAATGAGACCTTTCAGCTTCAGGTCGATTTTCCTGAGCATTACCCAATGGAAGCCCCGCAGGTCTGTGCAAATCCATCTGATTGTGTGATATGAATTTGCTTCAACATATATTTGCAAATTAGTTGTCTTGGGTAGTTTTGATTTTCATAAAGCTGGTGACTTAACCGGTTTTGGTTTGTAAACTTGTGGCGGCTTGAACAGGTTATATTTGtccctccagctccactacATCCTCATATTTATAGCAACGGTCATATTTGTTTAGGTAATCTATGGGTTTCAGTCAAGCTTTTGATATCTGATTTGTATTTAATTACATCACAAAAATTGTTCTTTTGCTGGATTGCTTCACCCACTCatttgttgaaacttgaaattgATACTTGTCCTTACAATGGACTTACATCTTCCGTTGTTGCTTCTATTTTTTTAACGCATAATTTATCATTATTGTTTGAAACATGTGATAAGTGTTGCCCGAAAGTGCCGTACCTTTATCTCAATCTCTTGCTGAAAAGATGTAGTTTTCAGCTAgcgaaacaaattttgttttagATAATAAAGCCTTCACTCCTTTATCAAGACTGTATTgcagaaggaggaggaggagggagataaacggggagagagagagagagagggagggagggagggagggagggagactGGTTGtacataataaattattttctggtATTGCCTAGCAAAGCTTGGCAATGGAAATCCAACTGAGTATTGATTTTCGCTGTAGTTTACTAGGCCATGGAAATCCAACTGAGTGTTGATTTTTGCTGTAGGTTTGGTTGGTCACTGCCTTTCTGAATATGTTCAGTCTGTTAACTGAGCTAAATTTGTATTTACCAGAGATTTGAGTAATTATATTAGATACTAAACCGGGGATGGTATACTTTAACAACATCTTTAGGTTGTCATTACTTACTGCGTGCTGTATCAAACAGTATCTTGAACCATTATGAATCCAATGAGTGAAAGTTTTAGTTATACTGTATTTAAGACAATATATTGTTTCATTTTACCCTCACGGCCTCACATGATGTGATCTGTTGTTGATATGGAATTTTGTAGATATTTTGTACGATTCATGGTCACCAGCCATGACTGTTAGTTCCATCTGTATTAGCATTCTCTCCATGCTATCAAGCTCCACCGTGAAGGTTTGTGTTGTACTTCTTTAATTTTTGCACTTTTGGTGATTTCAGTTCTTTTAACTAGCAAGCTAGATCATGTCCCGTCATTTATTCTGCTAAAACATTCAAACAGGGAAATAACCAATCATTATTTTGTGAAAGATGGACATTCCCTAATTGATTATGAATTAAATGGTCTAATAGATTGTAAATCTTTTGGGGATGTGTATCTGAAGCCCTTTTGTGTATGCCTGCAGCAACGCCCGGAAGATAATGATCGGTATGTAAAGAATTGTAGAAATGGCAGATCTCCCAAGGAAACGAGGTGGTGGTTCCATGACGATAAAGTGTAATAACCATGCACTGTCTTCCGTCATTTGTCAAGAAATTAGAGTAAATGGCTTTCCTGTTCGAAGGACAACgaagacaaaagaaaagaagcaaTTATAAAAACTGGGAGTTGTCCCTATTGCTGAGTAACTCTTATAAATTGACAATGCCCGGTACTTGTAAAGAGAAGGGAACAATTTGTGTTTCAACTGATTTGTAAGGAACAAACTGAGGTCAGAAGTTGGTATAAGCTTTTATAATTTAAGCCCCTTATCTTCCtgagtttttttttctagaCTTGTATGCTCGCCTCTCGTAAGGGAAGTGATTACTGTTGGCATGTGTCTTCCTGGATTGTTATACCATACTAATACTGTCGTGTGTTGAGTGTTTTTCGTATTTTCAGTCTTGTGATTGTGTTTGATTAGTCTACATATACTTGTCTCACGAAACACATTTGCTGCTTTAGGGATTTGTTACCATTGATGAGAAGTGATGCTGCTGTTTTGCTTTAGGGATTTATTCCAATTTGTGTGCAATATTCAGGTTAAGTCGTTTATTTTCTGAGCACCTCTGGAAGTGAAATTCTGTGAATCCCTTTCGTCTTTCAAGGTTTACAATTTTCTTGAATGTGCAATATTCAGGGGAAGTCGTTCAATTTAGCACATTTAGCACACTGCCTTCCTGTAAAACGatcaatctcttcttccttacATGCCCAAGCACACGCATACGCATACGCATAATATCGCTCTCTTGTCAATATGACAGAAGATAAAACTTGCAAATCACATATTGCCCAGATAATTCAAGAGAAAAACAGACGTCTCTTTAAGTATCACTACAATAAGTTCACGCTTGTCGAGTGGTGCAACGCCAAAATAAAGCAGACGATGGGTATTCCTACAACTCTAGAAACACACCAAACATTAGCTCCGAGTTGGCTCTCTACCAGGACCCCTCAGCACCCAATGTTGGATTCTCGAAAGCAGAGAAACCCCAGAACGTCTTCAAAGAGTAGGGCTGAGAGACCGTTGCACCTTCTTCAGTGATTTTAGCTATCTGCAATTACACGTTTGAAATGTGTGATCTTACGGCAGCTAGGATCCAGGACTAGAAAGCTGAAATTAGGAATCCATGAGAAGCACACCCTAGTGCATTGTCTCACATAACTACTGAGTGACAAATCACTAGTAAAAAGAAGTATTCGAACGTGCACGCatgtgaagagagagagagagagagagagagagagagagagagagagagagttatgaGAACTCTTATGGACAGCATAGCAAGGTTTATCAGGTTCCATACAAAAGGTTTATAAATGCCGAAAAAGATTGAAGACAACAGACAGGTGGAATATATGCCagttaaagaaaataaacagaTAGACACATACGAATTCCCACTTGAATTGCTAGTAAAAAGACCTGTTGTTctaaacagcctaaaaacaaagaaatctaTAACTTATTTATGGATTGTCAAAAGATGGAGAAAATAACGTTATGCAATAATTATACCTGAAGCTTGTTCACAGCAGACCGATCTCGATAGAGAAGGACACGCATGCATTTCTCCAGCAGCTTTACACCCTCTTCGAAAGTCAAGTTCTCATGCCACTCATCGCGAAGAATAGGCCGTGCAAGGTGACTTCCAAATCCCGTAGCTACATGATCATCCTCAAAATTGACACCTATCATGCTAACCTAAAGATAAAAAGTATGACAAGCAACTAAGTCACCTGATTCAGGATTTCTATtcttggaaaaagaaaaacatatctTCTAAAAGCACACAGCATGAAGGTTTATATGAGGCCTACCATGCCAAGATACTTCTGTCCATTTTTCACTCCACCAAGGACAAGAGAGTTCCACAACGGATTGAACTTGTTACGCCTATTGTACATCACACGGGTCAAATAGTTGTGCACCTCTTTAGGTCCCAAAGAGTTCCCATCATCCCACATGTTGTCGTACAGGCTACAACCAGAAAAATCAGAATGAATAATCCTTTAACCAACTGTTTCAAGTAATACAAATAATCATAGAAAAAAGCACAATGAAAACAATAAGGAAGGTAGCTAAACAGTAaccttcatatttttttcttaatcaataaTACTTACACGAGCTCATCCAGATAATGTAATAACTCCTGAAAGTCACTTATTTCTCCACTTGCAccaagaagagaatgctttCCAATTGGCTTCATTCGCTCCACACTCTTGTATCGCAGGGTAGACCCATATGAACCTATCAACAAATCcataattttaatacaattaaGAAATATCAACAGACACATAAAAAGGAACATACATGGGTAAATTTTGAGTAATGAACTATTGGATCTCcaaagacaaaaaaagaaatgatTTGCATGACTGATATAGAGATGACCATAACATAAAAATAGAAGAAATGAACTacgaaatgaaacaaaaattaaaatacccTTTTTATTCTTCATAACTATAAACAATAATGAGACAGACTACAAACTGCTAGGTCTTTGTTTTATTGCTCCATGATATCTTGGAGCTTTCACAAAAATGCGAGAagttaaaatctgtttttgATTCTACCAGTTTAGCCATTAAATATCGTCACTTTATTTCAACCACATTAGGGGATCTAAAACTCAGGAAAAAAAATCTATACACAGCATTAACATTTGAACTATTTCTCCTTCAGA
Above is a window of Malus sylvestris chromosome 15, drMalSylv7.2, whole genome shotgun sequence DNA encoding:
- the LOC126604234 gene encoding probable ubiquitin-conjugating enzyme E2 18; translated protein: MTSSSASGRKTLSKIACNRLQKELLEWQVNPPAGFKHKVTDNLQRWVIEVNGAPGTLYSNETFQLQVDFPEHYPMEAPQVIFVPPAPLHPHIYSNGHICLDILYDSWSPAMTVSSICISILSMLSSSTVKQRPEDNDRYVKNCRNGRSPKETRWWFHDDKV
- the LOC126604233 gene encoding proteasome subunit beta type-4-like isoform X2 codes for the protein MSLVESNQSKPGLLCNPEGSQRTLYPYVTGTSVVALKYKDGILMAADMGGSYGSTLRYKSVERMKPIGKHSLLGASGEISDFQELLHYLDELVLYDNMWDDGNSLGPKEVHNYLTRVMYNRRNKFNPLWNSLVLGGVKNGQKYLGMVSMIGVNFEDDHVATGFGSHLARPILRDEWHENLTFEEGVKLLEKCMRVLLYRDRSAVNKLQIAKITEEGATVSQPYSLKTFWGFSAFENPTLGAEGSW
- the LOC126604233 gene encoding proteasome subunit beta type-4-like isoform X1 translates to MSQLVESNQSKPGLLCNPEGSQRTLYPYVTGTSVVALKYKDGILMAADMGGSYGSTLRYKSVERMKPIGKHSLLGASGEISDFQELLHYLDELVLYDNMWDDGNSLGPKEVHNYLTRVMYNRRNKFNPLWNSLVLGGVKNGQKYLGMVSMIGVNFEDDHVATGFGSHLARPILRDEWHENLTFEEGVKLLEKCMRVLLYRDRSAVNKLQIAKITEEGATVSQPYSLKTFWGFSAFENPTLGAEGSW